Genomic window (Elstera cyanobacteriorum):
CGCCGTTACGCGCATGCTGGCGATGTCCAGCCCATCGGTAAAGCCGAAGGCTTTGATGCCGAAGGCACCCATCTGGTTCTTCAGCAGGGTTTCCGTTCCACCATAGAGCGGGCGCGAATGAATAATCGTATCGCCCGGCCGCAGAAAGGCGAAGCAGGTGGTGGCAATCGCCGCCATGCCGGAGGCGAAGACGGCGCAGCGTTCGGCCTCGTCCCAAATCGCCAGCCGGTCTTCGAGAATTTCCATATTCGGGTGATTGAAGCGGGAATAGACAAGGCCGGATTTCTCGCCGGGCTTCAACTCCCGCCGCCCGGCGGTGAGATCGAAGAAGTCTTTCCCCTGCTGGGCATTTTCGAACACGAAGGTCGAGGTTAGGAACACCGGCGGCTTCAGCGACCCTTCCGACATGGCGGGCGAATAGCCGTAGCCCATCATCAGCGTCTCTGGGTGAAGACGGCGGTTGGCGATACGGCTCTTGTGATAGGTATCCTCGGTCATCGGCGTGTCTCCCAGCTCGGATGCGGTCCTGAAGGATACGGCCAAACGCCTGCAATGTTTTGGTCGATTATAGATAGTCCGACCCTATAGTATGCAGTTTTCTGCCTTCAAAAGACATTTAGGGAGCATAGAATGCTCGATGCAGTGGATCGGCGGATGTTGGCGGTGTTGCAGGCTGAAGGGCGCATCACCAATCAGGACTTAGCAGAACGGGTTGGCCTGTCGCCGACCCCGTGCCTACGCCGCCTGAAGCGGCTGGAGGACAGCGGCGTGATCACCGGCTATGCGGCGCAGGTCGATCCCAAGGCCTATGGGCTGCCGTTTAGCGTCTTCGTATCGGTGCGGTTGCTTCAGCAGATGCGCGACCAAATCACCGAGTTCGAACGGGCGGTGGAAAGCTGGGAGGAGGTGACGGAATGTTACCTGATGACCGGCTCGCAAGATTATCTGCTGCGGGTGCAGACCGATGGTATCGAGGGCTACGAGCGGTTCTTGAAACAGAAGGTGACGCAGCTTCGGTGCATTCAATCCGTTCAGTCTAATTTCGCTTTAGCAACAATCAAGCGCCGCACGGCCTTGCCGCCGGTTTACTCCTGATCCAGGGGCCGGACCATGAATTGGGCGGTGGGGCCGTAGCTGGCCAGTTTGGCATCGATCTCGGGTGTCCGATAGGGCGTAAAGCCGAAGCGCGACCAATAGCGCGGCGTCTCGTAGACGGCAGTCAGGGCCAGGCGCGGCGCTCCAATCTGTGCGGCGAGGGCGAGGAGATCGGCAACCAGCGCTTCGCCCATGCCTGCGCCGCGCGTTTCCGGCAGCAGGGCGACATCGTGGAGATAGAGGCAGTCCGGCGCGCTGGGTAATCGTTTCAGGAGCGAATCGAGCGGCGGCGGCAAAAGGCCCCAGGGATGGGCGACGGCATAACCCAGCGGCCCTTGTGGCCCCTCGGCAACGCGGCAGCCTGCGGGAAACAGCGCCAGCCGTTCGGTGAAAACCTGCGGGTCTTCGGGGTAAGCCTCATGCACGCGGTCGGCGACGGCGTTGACGGCGGGGAGGTCATCGGGGCGCATCGGGCGCCAGAAGGGGCGGGTCATGGGGCGGGCAGCAAGCTCTTGAGGTAGGCCAGGGTTTCAGCCCGGTCAGCGCGGCAATGGCCCGCGTCCCACCAGGCTTCCGCCGCGCGCAGCAGCCTACCCATCGCCGGGCCGGGCGCAACCCCTAAGGTCTGCACATCGGCCCCGCCGAGCGGAAAGGGCGGCAGCGGGGCAGCGAGCCAGCCGCGCCAGACCTCTCGGTCCTCCTGCCCCCGCGCGCGGCGCACTGTCAGGCCGCTGAAAATAGGATCGACTCCGAAACGACGGGCTATAGAATAGGGGGTTTCAAGGTTATCTTCAGCAATTCGTTGGCAAACCGAAATAAACTCTAACTCCGCCGTGCTCCAGCGTAGCCGCGTGGCCAATCCTGGCAGATCGGCCCCGACCGGCAGCAGGGCGAGCAGGCGCGCCGCCCAATCAGCCCCGTCTGGAAGCTCCCCGAAGATCGCGGGACCGTCGGGCCGGGCGGGCAGCAGCCGGGGAAGAATGCCGACCTGATACATCAGGCGCAGGCTATCGATGGGCGTCGGCCCAGCCAGCAGGCGTTTGAGTTCCGACCAGACCCGTTCTGGCGACAGGCGGTCGAGGCCCGGCGCGGTTTCCGCCAGCACCGCCAGCAGGGCGGCGTCGGGCGGCAGGCGGGCATAGCGGGCGAAGAAGCGGAAGTAGCGCAGCAGCCGCAGGTAATCTTCTTCAATCCGCAGGCGGGCGTCGCCGATGAAGCGCAACCGCCCCGCGGCCAGATCCGGCAAACCGCCGACGGGGTCGGAGACCTGTCCGTCGGCATCGGCATAGAGCGCGTTGAAGGTGAAATCCCGCCGCGCCGCATCCTCGTGCCATTGATCGGTGAAGGCGACCGTGGCGTGGCGCCCATCGGTCGCCACATCGCGGCGCAGGGTGGTGACTTCGAAGGGGCGCCCGGCGCTGACCAGGGTGATCGTGCCGTGGTCGATCCCGGTCGGGATGGCTTTCAGCCCGGCGGCTTGGGCGCGCGCCATGACGGTTTCGGGCAGAAGCGGCGTTGCCAGGTCAACATCCCGGACCGGCAGGCCTTGCAGCGCATCGCGCACCGCGCCGCCGACGAAGCGCGCCTGCCCGTCGAGGGCGGCGAGCACCGCCTGGGCGGCGTCGCCCTGCCACCAATCGCCGGGCGGCAGCCTCATTGCATCGTGCCGGGGATAATCCGCCCGCCTTCAACGCGCGGCGGCTGGTAATGGCCGACAGTGCCCTGGCCCTGTTGCAGGCTTAGCCCGCCGAGCACCAGCAGCACGAGCATAATGCCCGTCAGCCCGAGCCAGACGATCGGCGGGCCTTTCAGGTCGGGCGGCGGTAGCCCCTGGGCGGCGGCTTGGCGGCGTTTCAGTATCCCCCAAATTCCGTACAGCACGAAGGGGACGAGCAAGGGCAGCACGAACGTGAGCAGCAGGCGGATCATGATCCCGTCAGCACCCGGCTAAAATTCACCAGCATGCCGGCGGTGGCGCCCCAGATATAGCGGCCTTGGTACGGTAGCACGTAGAAATACCGCCGCCCGATGGGGGTTTCGCGGAAATGCCGCTGGTGGTTGCGCCGGTCTAAAATAAAGTCCAGCGGTACTTCGAAAATATCCGCAACCTCGAACGGGTCGGGGGTGAAGTGCGCGTCTGGGGCTACGAGGCCGACAATTGGCGTTACAGAATAGCCCGTGATGGTGCGGTACTGATCGAGCCGTCCGAGCAAATCGACGGCGGTGGGGTCTAGGCCCACTTCCTCCCGCGCTTCGCGCAGGGCGGCGGCTTCCGGGCTGGCATCGTCCGGGTCGATCCGCCCGCCGGGGAAGCTGATCTGCCCAGCGTGATCGTGCAGATGATCGGTACGGCGGGTCAGTAGGATTGTCGGGCCGGATGGGCGCGGCAGCACGGGCACCAGAACGGCCGCCGGGCGGGGCGGTTTCTGCGGATCGGGTAGGCTGATGGCGGGCAGGCCGGTCAAGGCGTGATCGCCCTGTTCCCCCGGCTGGCCCCAGGCCGCAAGCCGTGCCCGTATCTCTGTTTCCGTCAGACTGCTCATTCCGTCCCGCACGTCGCCGCCCCTGTTGTTTCTTGTTCAAGGGGGAAGAAGCGCCGATGGCTCCACACCCCCAGGCGACCAGTCTCGTCGGTCACGGCCAGATCGACCAAGTGATAAAAGACGGATCGCGCCAACCGGGCTTCAAGCCCCGGCTTTACCAAGATATAGGGACGCGGCTCCCCGCTGTCAGGGGTCTCGATCACCCAAAGCGGGTGATCGGCATCCAGCGCCACGGTTTCGTCAAGATTGGTGCGGAACGTTAGGGTCTGATCCACCCCGCTGCCCGCTGCCGTCAGTTCGACGGCGATGAAGGGAACGTCTTCAACCGCAATCCGCCCGCGTTCCACCGGGGTGACCAGCCAATATTCATCCCCCACCCGGCGCAGGACCGAGGCGAAGAGCTTCACCAAGGGCAGCCGCCCGATGGGGGAGCCTTGATAGGTCCAGGTGCCGTCGCGTTTGATGGCAATCCCGAAATCCCCGCAGATCGGATCGAGGGCGGGGAACGCGGTTTGGGGCTGGAGGGAGGCGGGTTTTTCGGTCATGCTTCCTGCCAAGGGACGTGTGGCTTGACGGGGTTAAGACCCGTCCTAGACTTTGTTGCGGCCCTGATGCTGAAGGAGGTTTGGCGTGAGCGCACTCTCCCCCCCCCATGACGCGGCGCGTTTGGCCGATGATATTGCCGAAGCGGGGCAGCGCCTCGCAAGGGTTCGCGCAGCCTTGGGCCGGGTTATCTTCGGTCAGGATCAGGTGATCGACGAAACCTTGGTCACACTGCTGGCGGGTGGTCATGGGCTTTTGGTCGGTATGCCGGGGCTGGCGAAAACCAAGCTGGTTTCGGCGCTGGCGACGGTTCTCGGCCTCACAGACCGGCGCGTGCAGTTTACCCCCGATCTGATGCCCGCCGATATTCTCGGCTCCGAAGTGCTGGAAGAGGGGGCGGACGGGCGCCGGGCCTTTCGGTTCCTGGAAGGGCCGATCTTCTGCCAACTGCTGATGGCCGATGAAATCAACCGCGCCAGCCCGCGCACCCAATCGGCACTGTTGCAGGCGATGCAGGAGCGCAGTGTTTCGGTCGCGGGGCATCTACGCCCGCTGCCCGCGCCCTTCCATGTGTTTGCCACGCAAAACCCGGTGGAGCAGGAGGGTACTTACCCGCTGCCGGAAGCGCAGCTCGACCGGTTTTTGCTGAATATCGCCGTGGAGTATCCCGATTGGTCGGCAGAACGGGCGATGCTGCTGGCCACGACCGGCGTGGCGGAGGCCCCGGCGGAAGCGGTGCTGGCAGATGGCGAGCTGCTGCGCCTGCAAGCCCTGGTGCGCCTCTTGCCGGTTGGCGATTCAGTCGTCGATGGCGTGCTGCGTCTCGTCCGCGCCGGGCGGCCCGATAGCAGCGAGATCGAATTGGTTCGCACCGCCGTTGCTTGGGGGCCGGGGCCGCGCGCCAGTCAGGCGCTGCTGCTGGCGGCACGGGCGCGGGCGCTATTGCAGGGGCGCTTGTCGCCCTCGCTCGATGATGTGGCGGCGCTGGCCCCGCCGGTGCTGCGCCATCGGTTGGCGCTGAGCTTCGCCGCGCGCGCCGATGGGGTGACGGTTGCCGACCTGATTGCCCGCCTGACGGAAGAACTGGGCTAGGGCCGTTGATGGCGACCGGCGCGCCCCTTCCTCTCGAACGGCAGCACGCGGCGGTCGATGCTGCGCGGGGCCTGCCGCCGCTGCTGGTGGCGGCGCTGCGGGTGGCATCCACAGTGGCGCCGGGGGTTCATGGACGGCGCCGGGTGGGTACGGGCGATAGTTTCTGGCAGTTCCGCCCCTATGGCGCAGGCGACTCGATGGCGCGGATCGATTGGCGCCAGTCGGGCAAATCCGATGCGTTGTTCATCCGCGATCAGGAGTGGGAGGCGGCGCAAAGCCTATGGCTGTGGCGCGACCTATCGCCGTCGATGGACTATCGCTCCGGCCCCGCCCTGCCAAGCAAGCGGGAACGGGCGGAGGTTCTGGCCCTCGCCCTCGCCAGCCTGTTGATCCGTGCGGGGGAGCGGGTGGCGCTACTGGGCGGGGCCGACCGCCCGAGTGCCAGCCGCACGACCCTGCCGCGTCTTGCGCTAAGGCTGGCAGAGGAGGCGCTGGGCGATGGGTTGCCGCCGGCGGTTCCCGTGCCGCGCTATGGCCGGGTGCTGCTGTTCGGCGATTTCTTTACGGACCCGGAAGCGCTTGGCGCCCGGCTGCGTGGTCTGGCGGATCGTGGCGTGCAGGGACATTTGGTCCAAGTGCTCGATCCGGCCGAGGTAGCTTTGCCCTTCAAAGGCCGCATTCGCTTTCTTGATAGCGAAAGCCGCGATGAAATGCTGGCCCGGCGGGTAGAAGATATCCGCCCCGCCTATCGCGCCCGGCTGGATGCCCATACCGCCGCGCTGGCCGATCTTGCGCGCCGCCTGGGCTGGGGCTTCGTTCGCCATACCACCGATCAGGCGCCGACCGTGGCGCTGGTGACGCTCTATCAGCAGCTCAGCGACGGCGGCGGGCGGGAACGGGGGGCGCGATGATCAGTCTCGGTCCTCTGGCCTTTGCCGCCCCGTGGATTCTGACCGCGCTGATCGCTTTGCCCGCGCTGTGGCTGCTGCTGCGCGTCATTCCGCCAACGCCGCTCAGTGTTAAATTCCCGGCGCTACGTTTTCTCCTTGGGCTCGAAAGCCGCGAGGAAACCGCCGCGCGCACCCCTTGGTGGCTATTGCTGTTGCGCCTGACCGTGGCGGCGCTGCTGATCCTGGCCCTCGCCCGGCCGCTGCTCCATCCGGCGCCGCCGTTGACGGGCACGGGGCCGCTGCTGATCGTGCTCGATACCGGCTGGGGTGCTGCGGCGGATTGGGATAAGCGGATCGCGGTCGCGTCCGCCGCGCTCGATCAAGCCGAACGCCAGGGCCGCCCCGCAGCCTTGCTGGCAACGGCCCGTACGGCGGAAGATGCGGCGCCTGCATTGTTCGGCCCACGCCGGGCGGTGGAGGTGCAGACCCGTCTTGCCTCCCTACGCCCCCAGCCCTGGCCGACCGACCGCGCCGGGGCGCTGGCGGCGCTGCAAGGGTTTGAGCCGGGAGCGATCCTCTCGGTGCTGTATCTCAATGATGGGCAGAGCGATGGGGCGCTGGCGCCGCTGCTCGCCCGCTTGGCGCAATTGGGAACGCTTGACCTGCGCGCGCCAGAAACGCTGCCAAAACTGCTGGTGCCGCCGCCGCGCGCCACCTCCGTCGCGGCGGCCAATACGATTGATCTTCAGGTGCGGCGGGCAGAGGCGGGACCAGCGGAAAGCGTCAGCCTGCGCCTGCTGACCGACGCGGGGCAGGTCATCGCCCAACCGACCCTCAAGTTTGCCGATGGCGAGACACTGGCCCGCTTGCCGCTGACCATTCCGCCCGACCGGCGCAATGATGTGGCGCGGCTCGATCTGGTGCCGGAGGCCGATGCGCGCCCGACGGCGGCGGGGACGGTGCTGCTCGATCAAGGGTGGCAGCGCCGCTCGGTTGGTCTCATCAGCAGCGGCGCGCTCGACCGCTCACAGTCGTTGCTCGACGATCCCTATTATCTCGACCGCGCGTTGGCGCCGCTCGCCAATCTGACCCGCGCCGCGCTGGACGATCTGTTGAAGCGCCCGCCCTCCGTCATCCTGTGGCCGGATACCGAGGCGGCGACGCTGGAGCAACGCAGCCGCTTGCGCGCTTATGCGGAGGGGGGCGGCGTGCTGCTGCGCTTTGCGGGGGCGCGCCTTGCCGGAATGGATGCGGAGGAGGGGCCCGCTCTGCTGCCCGTCCGCCTACGCCCCGGCGACCGGGCGCTGGGAACGGCGCTGCAATGGACCGAACCGATGCCGCTGGCGCCCTTCGCCGCAACCTCGCCCTTCGCCGGATTGGTTGCGCCGAAAGATGTAACCGTGAAGCGGCAGGTGCTGGCCGAACCGGGGCCGGAGTTGGCGGGGCGGACCTGGGCGCAGCTTTCCGACGGCACGCCTCTGGTCACAGCGGCCCCGGCCGGGGAAGGTTGGTTGATCCTGATGCATGTTCCGGCGCGGGCCGATTGGTCCAGCCTGCCGGTCAGCGGGGTATTCATCGAAATGTTGGAACGGATCATCGGCCTGTCGCACGCGGTCGCGGGCGGGGCGGAAGCGGCGGTGCAAGCCGGGGTGCCCCTGCCGCCGCAGCAGACGCTGGATGGATTCGCCCAGCTTGGCCCGGCAGCATCAGGGGCGGAAGCCGTGCCGCGTGCCGGGGCAGTGACGGTCGGCCCGCGCCATCCGCCCGGCCTCTATGGCGCGACCGGTGCCGAAGCGCAGCGGGCCGTCAACCTAACGGCGGCGACGGTGACCGAGATTACGGCCCTGCGTGCGACCCCCAAAGCGTTGCCCGCCGATGTCCGTATTGCACCGCTAGGCGGGTCGGCGGAGGTTGATTTACGGCCCTGGGGTTTCACGGCGGCGCTGCTGCTGTTCCTGCTCGACCTGCTGATTGCCTATGGATTACGCGGGTTGCTGACGGCGCGCGGGCGCTTCCATCGCGCCGGAGTGGCGGGGGTGGTGGTAGCCCTGCTGCTGCTACCGGAAAACGGCAAGGCCCAGGCCCCCATTCAGATGGACCCGCACGCCCAGGAGTTCGCCCTGAAGGCGACCTTGGATTTCCGCCTCGCCTATATCGTGACTGGCGATACGTTGGTCGACGCCACCAGCAAGGCTGGGCTGGAAGGCCTGTCCTATATTCTGCAACGGCGCACGGCGGTCGATGCGGCGGAACCGATGGCAGTGAACATAGACCAGGACGATCTGGCCTTTTTCCCGCTGCTCTATTGGCCGATGGCCGACAGCCAGCGCCCGCCGACTCCAGAAGCCCTGGAGCGGATCAACCGCTATCTGCGCACGGGCGGCACCATTCTGTTCGATACGCGCGACGGGCCGTATGGCGAGGGCGGCCTTGGCACCCGCCGCTTGCGGGCGCTGGTACGCGGCCTCGATATTCCGCCGCTCGCCCCCGCCGGGCCGGACCATGTGCTGACCAAAGCCTTTTATTTATTGCAGGAGT
Coding sequences:
- a CDS encoding DUF6111 family protein; this encodes MIRLLLTFVLPLLVPFVLYGIWGILKRRQAAAQGLPPPDLKGPPIVWLGLTGIMLVLLVLGGLSLQQGQGTVGHYQPPRVEGGRIIPGTMQ
- a CDS encoding DUF58 domain-containing protein; its protein translation is MATGAPLPLERQHAAVDAARGLPPLLVAALRVASTVAPGVHGRRRVGTGDSFWQFRPYGAGDSMARIDWRQSGKSDALFIRDQEWEAAQSLWLWRDLSPSMDYRSGPALPSKRERAEVLALALASLLIRAGERVALLGGADRPSASRTTLPRLALRLAEEALGDGLPPAVPVPRYGRVLLFGDFFTDPEALGARLRGLADRGVQGHLVQVLDPAEVALPFKGRIRFLDSESRDEMLARRVEDIRPAYRARLDAHTAALADLARRLGWGFVRHTTDQAPTVALVTLYQQLSDGGGRERGAR
- a CDS encoding CCA tRNA nucleotidyltransferase → MRLPPGDWWQGDAAQAVLAALDGQARFVGGAVRDALQGLPVRDVDLATPLLPETVMARAQAAGLKAIPTGIDHGTITLVSAGRPFEVTTLRRDVATDGRHATVAFTDQWHEDAARRDFTFNALYADADGQVSDPVGGLPDLAAGRLRFIGDARLRIEEDYLRLLRYFRFFARYARLPPDAALLAVLAETAPGLDRLSPERVWSELKRLLAGPTPIDSLRLMYQVGILPRLLPARPDGPAIFGELPDGADWAARLLALLPVGADLPGLATRLRWSTAELEFISVCQRIAEDNLETPYSIARRFGVDPIFSGLTVRRARGQEDREVWRGWLAAPLPPFPLGGADVQTLGVAPGPAMGRLLRAAEAWWDAGHCRADRAETLAYLKSLLPAP
- a CDS encoding DUF4159 domain-containing protein encodes the protein MISLGPLAFAAPWILTALIALPALWLLLRVIPPTPLSVKFPALRFLLGLESREETAARTPWWLLLLRLTVAALLILALARPLLHPAPPLTGTGPLLIVLDTGWGAAADWDKRIAVASAALDQAERQGRPAALLATARTAEDAAPALFGPRRAVEVQTRLASLRPQPWPTDRAGALAALQGFEPGAILSVLYLNDGQSDGALAPLLARLAQLGTLDLRAPETLPKLLVPPPRATSVAAANTIDLQVRRAEAGPAESVSLRLLTDAGQVIAQPTLKFADGETLARLPLTIPPDRRNDVARLDLVPEADARPTAAGTVLLDQGWQRRSVGLISSGALDRSQSLLDDPYYLDRALAPLANLTRAALDDLLKRPPSVILWPDTEAATLEQRSRLRAYAEGGGVLLRFAGARLAGMDAEEGPALLPVRLRPGDRALGTALQWTEPMPLAPFAATSPFAGLVAPKDVTVKRQVLAEPGPELAGRTWAQLSDGTPLVTAAPAGEGWLILMHVPARADWSSLPVSGVFIEMLERIIGLSHAVAGGAEAAVQAGVPLPPQQTLDGFAQLGPAASGAEAVPRAGAVTVGPRHPPGLYGATGAEAQRAVNLTAATVTEITALRATPKALPADVRIAPLGGSAEVDLRPWGFTAALLLFLLDLLIAYGLRGLLTARGRFHRAGVAGVVVALLLLPENGKAQAPIQMDPHAQEFALKATLDFRLAYIVTGDTLVDATSKAGLEGLSYILQRRTAVDAAEPMAVNIDQDDLAFFPLLYWPMADSQRPPTPEALERINRYLRTGGTILFDTRDGPYGEGGLGTRRLRALVRGLDIPPLAPAGPDHVLTKAFYLLQEFPGREAASPLWVQANPTPGGDEVSSILMTESDLAGAWAMDKAGTPLYPVSPGGEVQREMAYRTGVNIVMYALTGNYKADQVHVNTILERLGQ
- a CDS encoding DUF1285 domain-containing protein encodes the protein MTEKPASLQPQTAFPALDPICGDFGIAIKRDGTWTYQGSPIGRLPLVKLFASVLRRVGDEYWLVTPVERGRIAVEDVPFIAVELTAAGSGVDQTLTFRTNLDETVALDADHPLWVIETPDSGEPRPYILVKPGLEARLARSVFYHLVDLAVTDETGRLGVWSHRRFFPLEQETTGAATCGTE
- a CDS encoding GNAT family N-acetyltransferase gives rise to the protein MTRPFWRPMRPDDLPAVNAVADRVHEAYPEDPQVFTERLALFPAGCRVAEGPQGPLGYAVAHPWGLLPPPLDSLLKRLPSAPDCLYLHDVALLPETRGAGMGEALVADLLALAAQIGAPRLALTAVYETPRYWSRFGFTPYRTPEIDAKLASYGPTAQFMVRPLDQE
- a CDS encoding AAA family ATPase, yielding MSALSPPHDAARLADDIAEAGQRLARVRAALGRVIFGQDQVIDETLVTLLAGGHGLLVGMPGLAKTKLVSALATVLGLTDRRVQFTPDLMPADILGSEVLEEGADGRRAFRFLEGPIFCQLLMADEINRASPRTQSALLQAMQERSVSVAGHLRPLPAPFHVFATQNPVEQEGTYPLPEAQLDRFLLNIAVEYPDWSAERAMLLATTGVAEAPAEAVLADGELLRLQALVRLLPVGDSVVDGVLRLVRAGRPDSSEIELVRTAVAWGPGPRASQALLLAARARALLQGRLSPSLDDVAALAPPVLRHRLALSFAARADGVTVADLIARLTEELG
- a CDS encoding CoA pyrophosphatase; the encoded protein is MSSLTETEIRARLAAWGQPGEQGDHALTGLPAISLPDPQKPPRPAAVLVPVLPRPSGPTILLTRRTDHLHDHAGQISFPGGRIDPDDASPEAAALREAREEVGLDPTAVDLLGRLDQYRTITGYSVTPIVGLVAPDAHFTPDPFEVADIFEVPLDFILDRRNHQRHFRETPIGRRYFYVLPYQGRYIWGATAGMLVNFSRVLTGS
- a CDS encoding Lrp/AsnC family transcriptional regulator codes for the protein MLDAVDRRMLAVLQAEGRITNQDLAERVGLSPTPCLRRLKRLEDSGVITGYAAQVDPKAYGLPFSVFVSVRLLQQMRDQITEFERAVESWEEVTECYLMTGSQDYLLRVQTDGIEGYERFLKQKVTQLRCIQSVQSNFALATIKRRTALPPVYS